One stretch of Oncorhynchus gorbuscha isolate QuinsamMale2020 ecotype Even-year unplaced genomic scaffold, OgorEven_v1.0 Un_scaffold_2260, whole genome shotgun sequence DNA includes these proteins:
- the LOC124025459 gene encoding sorting nexin-4-like isoform X1, translated as MADAGNKESAPIGGDEFTNTELENNKNNTMVEEGSTLLRRMEISVAEAEKRTGKNTVNMQEIFTVYLIETRPIDAITEGHNPAAPDSLWRRYSEFEILRNYLLVTYPFIVVPPLPEKRAEFVWHKLSADNMDPDFVERRRVGLENFLLRMASHSVLSNDKILYHFLTEEHRWKEVVYETGFQAKAESRIKALSATFRVKNPDKRFTEMKHYSDELQSLTSQLLRVRARVADRLYGVYKVHGNYGRVFSEWSALEKEMGDGLQSAGHHMDAYAASVDDMLEEEEHYADQLKEYLFYAEALRAVCRKHELTQYELETASSDLISKKQQREELATGMVRTFSFKGMTNKLFGQETPEQREAKLSLLEEQIVQGEETVTEKTVECEEYVKGAWVDMQRFKEQKDRDLREALIGYAIMQISMCKKGIQVWTNAKECFHKM; from the exons ATGGCGGATGCTGGAAATAAAGAGTCAGCGCCGATTGGAGGAGATGAATTTACCAACACAGAGTTGGAGAATAACAAGAATAACACG atggtGGAGGAAGGATCCACTCTGCTGCGGAGAATGGAGATCAGTGTGGCCGAGGCAGAGAAAAGAACTGGGAAAAATACAGTGAACATGCAAGAGATATTCACAGTGTACCTCATAGAAACTCG ACCCATAGATGCAATAACAGAAGGCCATAACCCCGCAGCCCCAGACTCTCTCTGGAGGAGATACAGTGAATTTGAGATTCTCCGGAACTATTTGTTAGTCACCTATCCATTTATCGTGGTGCCGCCTTTGCCAGAGAAGAGG GCAGAGTTTGTTTGGCACAAGCTGTCTGCAGACAACATGGACCCAGACTTTGTAGAGAGGCGCAGGGTTGGTCTGGAGAACTTTCTACTTCGAATGGCCTCCCATTCGGTTCTGTCCAATGACAAAATCCTATACCACTTCCTGACTGAG gaaCACAGGTGGAAGGAGGTGGTGTATGAGACAGGGTTCCAAGCCAAG GCAGAGTCCAGGATTAAAGCTCTGAGCGCAACTTTCAGGGTGAAGAACCCTGACAA GCGGTTCACAGAGATGAAACACTACAGCGATGAGCTTCAGTCTCTCACCTCCCAGCTGCTCCGAGTCAGAGCA AGAGTAGCAGACAGGCTCTACGGCGTATACAAAGTCCATGGGAACTACGGAAGAGTATTCAG tgagtggagTGCCttagagaaggagatgggagatggtCTACAGAGTGCTGGACACCATATGGATGC CTATGCTGCCTCAGTAGATGATATGTTGGAGGAAGAGGAGCACTACGCAGACCAACTGAAGGAATATCTTTTCTATGCTGAAGCCTTAAG GGCTGTGTGTAGGAAACATGAGCTGACCCAGTATGAGCTGGAGACGGCCTCCTCAGACCTCATCTCCAAGAAGCAGCAACGGGAGGAGCTGGCCACTGGG ATGGTACGGACGTTCTCCTTCAAAGGAATGACCAACAAGCTGTTTGGTCAGGAGACACCAGAGCAGAGGGAGGCTAAACTCAGCCTACTAGAGGAGCAGATCGTCCAGGGAGAGGAGACTGTCACAGAGAAAACAGTGGAGTGCGA ggagtACGTGAAGGGTGCGTGGGTGGACATGCAGCGCTTCAAGGAGCAGAAAGACAGGGATCTGAGGGAGGCTCTGATTGGCTACGCCATCATGCAGATCAGCATGTGTAAGAAG GGCATTCAAGTGTGGACCAATGCTAAGGAATGTTTCCACAAGATGTAA
- the LOC124025459 gene encoding sorting nexin-4-like isoform X2 — protein sequence MADAGNKESAPIGGDEFTNTELENNKNNTMVEEGSTLLRRMEISVAEAEKRTGKNTVNMQEIFTVYLIETRPIDAITEGHNPAAPDSLWRRYSEFEILRNYLLVTYPFIVVPPLPEKRAEFVWHKLSADNMDPDFVERRRVGLENFLLRMASHSVLSNDKILYHFLTEEHRWKEVVYETGFQAKAESRIKALSATFRVKNPDKRFTEMKHYSDELQSLTSQLLRVRARVADRLYGVYKVHGNYGRVFSYAASVDDMLEEEEHYADQLKEYLFYAEALRAVCRKHELTQYELETASSDLISKKQQREELATGMVRTFSFKGMTNKLFGQETPEQREAKLSLLEEQIVQGEETVTEKTVECEEYVKGAWVDMQRFKEQKDRDLREALIGYAIMQISMCKKGIQVWTNAKECFHKM from the exons ATGGCGGATGCTGGAAATAAAGAGTCAGCGCCGATTGGAGGAGATGAATTTACCAACACAGAGTTGGAGAATAACAAGAATAACACG atggtGGAGGAAGGATCCACTCTGCTGCGGAGAATGGAGATCAGTGTGGCCGAGGCAGAGAAAAGAACTGGGAAAAATACAGTGAACATGCAAGAGATATTCACAGTGTACCTCATAGAAACTCG ACCCATAGATGCAATAACAGAAGGCCATAACCCCGCAGCCCCAGACTCTCTCTGGAGGAGATACAGTGAATTTGAGATTCTCCGGAACTATTTGTTAGTCACCTATCCATTTATCGTGGTGCCGCCTTTGCCAGAGAAGAGG GCAGAGTTTGTTTGGCACAAGCTGTCTGCAGACAACATGGACCCAGACTTTGTAGAGAGGCGCAGGGTTGGTCTGGAGAACTTTCTACTTCGAATGGCCTCCCATTCGGTTCTGTCCAATGACAAAATCCTATACCACTTCCTGACTGAG gaaCACAGGTGGAAGGAGGTGGTGTATGAGACAGGGTTCCAAGCCAAG GCAGAGTCCAGGATTAAAGCTCTGAGCGCAACTTTCAGGGTGAAGAACCCTGACAA GCGGTTCACAGAGATGAAACACTACAGCGATGAGCTTCAGTCTCTCACCTCCCAGCTGCTCCGAGTCAGAGCA AGAGTAGCAGACAGGCTCTACGGCGTATACAAAGTCCATGGGAACTACGGAAGAGTATTCAG CTATGCTGCCTCAGTAGATGATATGTTGGAGGAAGAGGAGCACTACGCAGACCAACTGAAGGAATATCTTTTCTATGCTGAAGCCTTAAG GGCTGTGTGTAGGAAACATGAGCTGACCCAGTATGAGCTGGAGACGGCCTCCTCAGACCTCATCTCCAAGAAGCAGCAACGGGAGGAGCTGGCCACTGGG ATGGTACGGACGTTCTCCTTCAAAGGAATGACCAACAAGCTGTTTGGTCAGGAGACACCAGAGCAGAGGGAGGCTAAACTCAGCCTACTAGAGGAGCAGATCGTCCAGGGAGAGGAGACTGTCACAGAGAAAACAGTGGAGTGCGA ggagtACGTGAAGGGTGCGTGGGTGGACATGCAGCGCTTCAAGGAGCAGAAAGACAGGGATCTGAGGGAGGCTCTGATTGGCTACGCCATCATGCAGATCAGCATGTGTAAGAAG GGCATTCAAGTGTGGACCAATGCTAAGGAATGTTTCCACAAGATGTAA